In a genomic window of uncultured Flavobacterium sp.:
- a CDS encoding pentapeptide repeat-containing protein produces MKKESEYFLDKEYNTKTYGKDDLNFKDFECCVFNNCNFSACTFLAVTFIDCVFNDCIFNESKINYVAFRTATFNRCEIKEVNFAMCDKLIFEIHFHDCILDFSKFYTLKIKGTTFTNCSLIAVDFMATDLTSVLFDNCDLYRSEFDKAIANKADFKTSYNYTIDPSKTKLKKAVFALKELKGLLFKHDIIVS; encoded by the coding sequence TTGAAAAAAGAGTCCGAATATTTCCTTGATAAAGAATACAATACCAAAACTTATGGTAAAGACGATCTTAATTTTAAGGATTTTGAATGTTGTGTTTTTAATAATTGTAATTTTTCTGCCTGTACTTTTTTAGCGGTTACTTTTATTGATTGCGTTTTTAATGATTGCATTTTTAATGAATCAAAAATTAATTATGTTGCTTTTAGAACGGCAACTTTTAACCGTTGCGAAATTAAAGAAGTGAATTTTGCTATGTGTGATAAACTTATTTTTGAAATTCACTTTCACGATTGCATTCTGGATTTTTCAAAGTTTTATACTTTAAAAATAAAAGGCACCACATTTACCAATTGCAGCTTGATTGCTGTAGATTTTATGGCAACTGATCTTACAAGTGTTCTGTTTGATAATTGCGATTTATACAGATCAGAGTTTGACAAAGCCATCGCCAATAAAGCCGATTTTAAAACGAGTTACAATTATACTATTGATCCTTCAAAAACTAAATTGAAGAAAGCTGTTTTTGCTTTGAAAGAGTTGAAAGGATTGCTGTTTAAGCATGATATTATTGTGAGTTAA
- the aspA gene encoding aspartate ammonia-lyase produces the protein MGSTRKEHDFLGELDIPDHLYYGIQTFRAVENFNITGIPISKEPLFIKALGYVKKAAALANKDCGALDAKIAEAICYGSDQVIAGKFDQEFVSDLIQGGAGTSVNMNANEVIANIGLEYLGHKKGEYNFLHPNNHVNCSQSTNDAYPSAFRIALYLKMESFIKTLEGLEVAFAAKGEEFKSVLKMGRTQLQDAVPMTLGQEFKSYATTIDEDVRRLKEAQSLVLEINMGATAIGTRVNAPEGYPEICVNYLAKEVGIPLTLSPDLIEATVDTGAYVQIMGTLKRTAVKISKICNDLRLLSSGPRTGFNEINLPARQPGSSIMPGKVNPVIPEVVNQTCFYVIGQDLTVTMAAEAGQLQLNVMEPVIAFAMFTSLDYLSNAIQTLIDKCIVGITANVDHCYNMVMNSIGIVTQLNPILGYEESASIAGEALKMNKSVHEIVVIERKLITQEKWDEIYSLDNLIHPKFITK, from the coding sequence ATGGGATCAACAAGAAAAGAGCATGATTTTTTAGGAGAATTAGACATTCCGGATCATCTGTATTATGGTATCCAAACTTTTAGAGCTGTAGAAAATTTTAATATTACAGGAATTCCAATTTCAAAAGAGCCCTTATTTATCAAAGCTTTAGGTTATGTAAAAAAAGCCGCAGCTCTTGCCAATAAAGATTGTGGCGCACTTGACGCAAAAATTGCCGAAGCGATTTGCTACGGAAGCGATCAGGTAATTGCAGGTAAATTTGATCAGGAATTTGTAAGCGATTTAATTCAGGGCGGAGCGGGAACATCTGTAAATATGAATGCAAATGAGGTAATCGCAAACATAGGTTTAGAATATCTTGGACATAAAAAAGGAGAATATAATTTTCTACATCCCAATAATCATGTAAACTGTTCACAATCTACAAATGATGCTTATCCATCAGCGTTTAGAATTGCTCTTTATTTAAAAATGGAAAGCTTCATTAAAACTTTAGAAGGTTTAGAAGTAGCTTTTGCAGCAAAAGGCGAAGAGTTTAAAAGCGTCCTGAAAATGGGAAGAACGCAATTGCAAGACGCCGTTCCAATGACTTTAGGACAAGAATTCAAATCGTACGCAACTACAATTGACGAAGACGTTAGAAGATTAAAAGAAGCTCAAAGTTTGGTTTTAGAAATCAATATGGGAGCAACAGCAATAGGCACAAGAGTAAATGCGCCAGAAGGATATCCGGAAATCTGCGTGAATTATTTGGCCAAAGAAGTTGGAATTCCGTTGACACTTTCACCAGATTTAATCGAAGCAACAGTAGATACCGGAGCTTACGTTCAAATTATGGGAACACTTAAAAGAACGGCGGTAAAAATTTCTAAAATCTGCAATGATTTAAGATTGTTGAGTTCAGGACCAAGAACAGGTTTTAACGAAATCAATTTACCGGCACGTCAGCCTGGATCTTCGATTATGCCGGGCAAAGTAAATCCTGTGATTCCAGAAGTTGTAAATCAGACTTGTTTTTATGTAATTGGGCAGGATTTAACGGTTACAATGGCAGCAGAAGCGGGACAATTACAACTAAATGTAATGGAACCGGTTATTGCTTTTGCAATGTTTACATCGCTGGATTATCTTTCGAATGCAATTCAAACTTTAATCGATAAATGTATCGTTGGAATTACTGCAAATGTTGATCATTGTTATAATATGGTGATGAATAGCATTGGAATCGTGACGCAACTTAATCCAATTTTGGGTTACGAAGAAAGCGCAAGTATTGCCGGAGAAGCTTTAAAAATGAATAAAAGCGTTCATGAAATTGTTGTGATCGAAAGAAAATTAATTACTCAGGAAAAATGGGATGAAATTTATTCTTTGGATAATTTAATTCATCCAAAATTTATCACAAAGTAA
- a CDS encoding BamA/TamA family outer membrane protein, translating to MIKSLKNIYFHYQYKILGLLFFISFHSIAQTETTNPEICPPKTILEIFKKKDSAYVVKPTKNDFFLIIPAIGSQPATGFFFGAVAQYTFKGKQEADKYSIANLGITYTTKKQWLVNVKNNILLRNNRIFLSGDYRLYIFSQPNYGLGTDIIPHHSKKAGFSIDSIAEPMDYNYFKFHQTVSFEVAKNFYVGGGINLDWYSNIEDEDLDVENGQFTYHYNYSQKYGFNNLEYFLSGMSLNLVHDSRDNQVNSTHGWFANINYRFNPVLFHNQEYSNVLYAEYRGFFPLSSKNKGYILGVWTYGQFVTRGKVPYLNLPAIGWDQRSRSGEGYTQGLFRGNGLVYLSTEFRFPITCNQIFSGVVFTNFVTASNSDTNTALFSSIQPAAGVGLRILIDKKTRTNLIVDYAWGNNSKGFYLNAGETF from the coding sequence ATGATAAAATCTTTAAAAAATATTTACTTCCATTATCAATATAAAATCTTAGGGTTACTCTTTTTTATTTCATTTCATTCGATCGCACAAACCGAAACCACTAATCCGGAAATTTGCCCTCCAAAAACAATATTAGAAATCTTCAAAAAGAAAGATTCTGCTTATGTTGTTAAACCCACAAAAAACGATTTTTTCTTAATAATTCCTGCTATTGGTTCTCAGCCTGCAACGGGATTCTTTTTTGGAGCCGTTGCGCAATATACCTTTAAAGGAAAACAAGAAGCAGACAAATATTCAATCGCCAATTTAGGCATAACTTATACAACCAAAAAACAATGGCTTGTAAATGTCAAGAACAATATATTACTAAGAAATAATAGGATTTTTTTAAGCGGAGATTACAGATTGTATATTTTTTCGCAGCCCAATTACGGATTAGGAACAGATATAATTCCGCATCACAGCAAAAAAGCAGGATTTAGTATCGATTCTATTGCAGAACCTATGGATTATAATTATTTCAAGTTTCATCAAACCGTTTCGTTTGAAGTTGCTAAGAATTTTTATGTTGGTGGCGGAATAAATTTGGATTGGTATTCGAATATAGAAGATGAAGATTTAGATGTCGAAAACGGACAATTTACATATCATTATAACTATAGTCAAAAATATGGATTCAATAATTTAGAGTACTTTTTGAGTGGAATGAGCCTTAATTTAGTTCACGATTCAAGAGACAATCAGGTAAATTCGACACATGGATGGTTTGCTAATATCAATTATCGCTTTAATCCGGTTTTGTTTCATAACCAGGAATATAGTAATGTTTTATACGCAGAATATAGAGGGTTTTTTCCTCTTTCGAGCAAGAACAAAGGATATATTTTAGGAGTCTGGACCTATGGACAATTTGTAACCAGAGGAAAAGTTCCGTATTTGAATTTGCCCGCAATTGGTTGGGATCAGCGAAGCAGGAGCGGAGAAGGATACACACAAGGATTGTTTAGAGGAAACGGATTGGTTTATCTTTCTACAGAATTCAGATTTCCAATTACTTGCAATCAAATATTTAGCGGAGTCGTTTTTACCAATTTTGTAACCGCAAGCAATAGCGACACAAATACAGCGCTTTTTAGTTCTATTCAGCCTGCTGCGGGCGTTGGTTTGCGTATTTTAATTGATAAAAAAACTAGAACCAATCTTATTGTTGATTATGCGTGGGGAAATAATTCTAAAGGATTTTATCTAAATGCCGGAGAAACTTTTTGA
- a CDS encoding response regulator transcription factor has protein sequence MKLLIVEDEPNLLSILRKGFAENNNEVSVALDGKTALEMIHNYNFDVVILDVMLPDINGIEICRRLRASKNFVPVLLLTALGTSENIVTGLNAGADDYLVKPFKFGELDARVNALNRRANQDTEKVDTIVISDLEINGKAKSVKRDGESIILTAKEFKLLYYLAKNTGRIVSRDQILDNVWDINFDMNTNVVDVYITYLRKKIDKPYSTKLIHTMKGLGYILKP, from the coding sequence ATGAAATTACTTATAGTCGAAGATGAACCAAATCTTTTGTCGATTTTACGAAAAGGTTTTGCCGAAAACAACAATGAAGTAAGCGTTGCTCTTGATGGTAAAACAGCTCTTGAAATGATTCATAATTACAATTTTGATGTTGTAATTCTCGACGTAATGTTACCGGATATCAACGGAATCGAAATTTGTAGAAGATTGCGTGCCAGCAAGAATTTTGTTCCCGTTTTGCTTTTAACAGCGCTTGGAACTTCAGAGAATATCGTAACGGGATTAAATGCCGGTGCCGATGATTATTTGGTAAAACCATTTAAATTTGGAGAACTTGATGCAAGAGTAAATGCCTTAAACAGAAGAGCAAATCAGGATACCGAAAAAGTTGATACTATTGTAATCAGCGATTTAGAAATAAACGGAAAAGCCAAATCTGTAAAAAGAGACGGAGAATCGATTATTTTAACCGCAAAAGAGTTCAAATTACTGTATTATTTGGCTAAAAACACGGGTAGAATTGTGTCTCGCGATCAGATTTTGGACAATGTTTGGGATATTAATTTTGACATGAATACCAATGTTGTCGACGTTTATATTACGTATTTAAGAAAGAAAATAGATAAGCCTTATTCGACTAAACTTATTCATACCATGAAAGGTTTAGGTTATATTTTAAAGCCATAA
- a CDS encoding HAMP domain-containing sensor histidine kinase translates to MDVRKKITFTYVALSTFSTLLLCIIVFVLFRENNRYHFLKRLEDRAKIVASIHFQKDPEKIKYYKNLKKNGLEELIEEEEFVLKINSANSFDYNTKLNLPNEFYTNILKTGEDYYEVNNKYYLGQVFTENNQRYIVIVGARDRRGPTTTIYIVKIMLFGGIGFVFLAFFLGRFLAKRVINPVARITREVNRISASNLHNRLPEVKNSDEISDLTETFNDMLDRLETSFEIQANFINNASHELKTPITTIIAESEIMLLKEREVPEYIQSLENIYNQASRLGNLTESLLKLTQTGYDGKKQVLDIARIDELLMDVKSDLDKIYPDNRVSIKLNFAPKDSNLFLIPCNKPLLELAINNIITNGVKYSDNNEVFVTLSANQEWIKISINDIGIGIPPEDIPHLYEPFFRGKIAAKYIGYGLGLPLASKIIRMHDGEIQVQSEQNKGTIVTIVFNKLNIKKNNIKNSNVES, encoded by the coding sequence ATGGATGTAAGAAAAAAAATAACTTTTACATATGTAGCACTTTCGACCTTTAGTACACTATTATTGTGTATCATCGTTTTTGTTTTGTTTCGCGAAAATAATCGCTATCATTTCTTAAAACGACTGGAAGACAGAGCTAAAATTGTGGCTTCAATTCATTTTCAAAAAGATCCTGAAAAAATAAAGTATTACAAAAATCTGAAGAAAAACGGATTAGAGGAACTTATTGAGGAAGAAGAATTTGTGTTGAAAATAAACAGCGCCAATAGTTTTGATTATAATACAAAACTGAATCTTCCGAATGAGTTTTATACCAATATTCTAAAAACCGGTGAAGATTATTATGAAGTAAATAATAAGTATTATTTAGGACAAGTTTTTACAGAGAATAATCAGCGATATATTGTAATTGTAGGCGCGCGTGATCGTCGAGGTCCAACAACGACAATTTATATCGTAAAAATTATGCTTTTTGGAGGAATAGGATTTGTGTTTCTGGCCTTCTTTTTAGGGCGTTTTCTAGCCAAACGTGTTATTAATCCTGTTGCAAGAATTACCAGAGAAGTTAATAGAATTAGTGCTTCAAACTTACACAACAGATTACCGGAAGTCAAAAACTCAGACGAAATATCAGATCTTACAGAGACTTTTAATGATATGTTGGATCGTTTGGAAACCTCTTTTGAGATTCAGGCGAATTTTATCAATAATGCTTCTCATGAATTAAAAACGCCAATAACAACGATTATCGCCGAGTCGGAAATTATGCTTTTGAAAGAAAGAGAAGTTCCGGAATACATTCAATCTTTAGAGAATATTTACAATCAGGCTTCGAGATTAGGAAACTTAACCGAAAGTTTGCTAAAACTTACTCAAACGGGTTATGATGGAAAGAAACAAGTCTTGGATATTGCGAGAATTGACGAATTATTAATGGATGTAAAATCGGATTTGGATAAAATTTATCCGGATAATCGCGTGAGTATCAAGCTTAATTTTGCACCAAAAGATTCTAATTTGTTTTTAATTCCTTGTAATAAACCGCTTCTGGAATTGGCGATAAACAATATTATTACGAACGGAGTTAAATATTCGGATAATAATGAAGTTTTCGTTACGCTTTCTGCTAATCAGGAATGGATCAAAATTTCGATCAATGATATCGGAATCGGAATTCCGCCAGAAGATATTCCGCATTTGTATGAACCTTTCTTTCGAGGAAAAATTGCTGCCAAATATATCGGTTATGGTTTAGGACTTCCTTTGGCTTCAAAAATTATCCGCATGCATGACGGTGAAATTCAGGTACAATCAGAACAAAATAAAGGTACAATTGTTACGATTGTCTTCAATAAATTAAACATCAAGAAAAACAACATTAAAAATTCTAATGTTGAATCTTAG
- a CDS encoding bestrophin family ion channel — translation MLLKKRIPMRYVLGKIKLELALVMTYTILFEIFHHYFINVAVEIPIAVPTMVGTIISLLLAFKSNQAYDRWWEARIIWGSIVNESRTLVRQMLTFYKDPDFSVEANEFKENFTKRQIAWCYSLGQALRNKDAIKPIKEFVSEEELNFVKNHQNIPNAILLLHARDLRIAKKDKRLNMYQQVEIDGTLTRLCDAMGKCERIKNTIFPTTYSLYIRMTLYLFILLLPFGLISLLSWFAVPLITMIGGTFFLIERMAIHLQDPFENRPTDTPVTAISNTIEKNLMQMLNEFQSEFDIIKEFNLKPEPKKAENDAYFVL, via the coding sequence ATGTTATTAAAGAAAAGAATACCAATGCGATATGTACTGGGAAAAATCAAGTTAGAGTTAGCCTTGGTTATGACTTATACGATTTTGTTTGAAATTTTTCACCATTATTTCATCAACGTAGCAGTCGAAATTCCAATCGCGGTTCCAACAATGGTAGGTACAATTATCTCTTTATTATTAGCTTTCAAATCAAATCAGGCATATGACAGATGGTGGGAAGCAAGGATTATTTGGGGTTCAATTGTAAACGAATCCAGAACTTTGGTAAGACAAATGCTGACTTTTTATAAAGACCCTGATTTTTCTGTAGAAGCAAATGAGTTTAAAGAGAATTTCACGAAGAGACAAATTGCGTGGTGTTATAGTCTTGGGCAAGCTTTACGAAATAAAGACGCCATAAAACCTATCAAAGAATTTGTTAGCGAGGAAGAATTGAATTTTGTAAAAAATCACCAAAATATTCCAAATGCGATATTGTTGCTTCATGCAAGAGATTTAAGAATTGCCAAAAAAGACAAACGTCTTAATATGTATCAGCAAGTAGAAATTGACGGTACTTTGACAAGATTATGTGACGCAATGGGAAAATGTGAGCGTATTAAAAACACGATTTTTCCAACGACTTATAGCTTGTATATCAGAATGACATTGTATTTATTCATTCTTTTATTGCCTTTTGGTTTGATTAGTTTGTTGAGCTGGTTTGCAGTTCCGTTGATTACAATGATTGGAGGAACTTTCTTTTTGATCGAAAGAATGGCAATTCATTTGCAAGATCCTTTCGAAAACAGACCAACAGATACGCCAGTTACAGCGATTTCGAATACAATTGAAAAAAACTTAATGCAAATGCTAAACGAGTTTCAAAGCGAATTTGATATCATCAAAGAATTTAATCTGAAACCAGAGCCTAAAAAAGCGGAAAACGACGCTTACTTCGTTTTATAA
- a CDS encoding PLP-dependent aminotransferase family protein, giving the protein MKNSNYLYLQFADRIEKQIKSGVLNVGDKLPSIREVCAETGYSMSTVSKAYYEVESRSLIESRPQSGYYVSNTSARIITEPSPSSPILRCQNVDRQDLIDQVYGNMTDQNITMLSLGFPSNELLPIAKLNKGMVQAMRQLPNSGTSYEEVKGNPNLRREIARWSFTWGGSLTEEDIITMPGCTSAISHCLMTLTKPGDTIITESPAYFGILQLAKSLGLYIMELPTNMTTGIELDALKKALSSKKVKLCLLMSNFSNPSGSMMPNEHKIEVVRLMEFYNIPLIEDDIHGDLYFGSSRPTNCKTYDESGIVLCCSSVSKTLAPGYRVGWVSPGKFKKEILRNKIYHTLSSPTITHQVVGDFLKNGRYENHLRKIRTILNQNCNNYINTVLESFPTGTKVSQPQGGFFLWLELDKSFDTAGFYHLAMKHNISIAPGRIFSLQDQFSNCMRLSFGLPWTNELRQSIQTLGRLAGK; this is encoded by the coding sequence ATGAAAAATTCAAATTACTTATATCTTCAGTTTGCTGACAGAATCGAAAAACAGATTAAATCCGGTGTTTTAAATGTTGGCGACAAATTGCCGTCAATACGCGAAGTTTGTGCCGAAACCGGTTACAGCATGAGCACGGTTAGTAAGGCTTATTATGAAGTCGAAAGCCGTTCTTTGATCGAATCAAGACCGCAATCTGGTTATTATGTAAGTAATACTTCGGCCAGAATAATTACTGAACCTTCGCCAAGCAGCCCAATTTTGAGATGTCAAAACGTTGACAGACAAGATTTAATCGATCAGGTTTATGGTAATATGACGGATCAGAATATTACAATGCTTTCGCTGGGATTTCCGTCTAATGAATTGCTGCCAATCGCCAAATTAAACAAAGGAATGGTTCAGGCAATGCGACAACTCCCAAATAGTGGAACGAGTTATGAGGAGGTAAAAGGTAATCCGAATTTAAGGCGAGAAATTGCCCGATGGTCATTTACTTGGGGCGGGTCTCTAACGGAGGAAGATATTATAACAATGCCGGGATGCACGAGCGCAATTTCGCATTGTTTGATGACGCTGACTAAACCGGGAGATACTATTATTACTGAAAGTCCGGCGTATTTCGGGATTTTACAATTGGCTAAATCGCTTGGTTTGTACATCATGGAATTGCCTACAAATATGACAACGGGAATTGAACTTGATGCGTTGAAAAAAGCGCTTTCGTCTAAGAAAGTGAAGCTTTGTTTATTGATGAGCAATTTTAGTAATCCGTCTGGAAGTATGATGCCAAATGAGCATAAAATCGAAGTTGTCAGATTAATGGAATTTTACAATATTCCTTTAATCGAAGATGATATTCACGGCGATTTGTACTTTGGCTCAAGCCGACCAACGAATTGTAAAACGTATGACGAAAGCGGAATCGTACTTTGCTGTAGTTCGGTTTCTAAAACTCTGGCTCCGGGATATCGTGTGGGGTGGGTTTCGCCGGGGAAATTTAAAAAGGAGATATTAAGAAACAAAATATATCACACGCTCTCCTCGCCTACTATTACGCATCAGGTTGTGGGAGATTTTCTTAAAAACGGGCGTTATGAAAACCATCTTAGAAAAATACGCACAATCCTGAATCAGAATTGTAATAATTATATCAATACAGTTTTGGAATCTTTCCCGACTGGAACAAAAGTAAGTCAGCCTCAAGGTGGATTTTTTCTTTGGCTTGAACTTGATAAAAGCTTTGATACGGCGGGATTTTATCATTTGGCAATGAAACATAATATTAGTATTGCGCCCGGAAGGATTTTCTCTTTGCAAGATCAGTTTTCTAATTGCATGCGATTGAGTTTTGGTTTGCCGTGGACAAATGAATTGCGTCAATCAATACAAACGCTGGGAAGATTAGCGGGGAAATAA
- a CDS encoding EamA family transporter — protein MKTTKYYIAAITCFVIWGFFSLVLKPIHDYASLDILFYRVFSCSILMLLIAFTFRRKKVKEAIETFKGFTKAEKKKTVLLNIGGSVFLMANWFTFIYVMNHVSVKATSLAYLVCPILTTLLAYFILHEKLSKTQWMAVGLSISGCLLLSYANIMDMFFSIIIGFTYASYLVSQRINKGFDKFIVLTFHITMAALFLVPFYPAYSGPVPTEFKFYFCIETIAILFTIFPLFLNLYALSGINSSTVGMLLNINPMIAFLLAMFLYKEQFGPIQILAYGIVFLAVLVFNSHHIFAIKQRILQYPKALK, from the coding sequence GTGAAAACAACAAAATACTACATAGCAGCGATTACATGTTTTGTAATCTGGGGATTTTTTAGTTTGGTTTTAAAACCAATACACGATTATGCCTCTTTAGATATTTTATTTTATCGTGTCTTTAGTTGTAGTATTCTAATGTTGCTGATTGCTTTTACATTCAGACGAAAAAAAGTCAAAGAAGCCATCGAAACCTTCAAAGGATTTACGAAAGCAGAGAAGAAGAAAACTGTTTTACTAAACATCGGCGGAAGCGTTTTTCTAATGGCAAACTGGTTCACATTCATTTATGTAATGAATCATGTTAGCGTAAAAGCAACTTCTTTGGCGTATTTAGTTTGCCCAATTTTAACGACATTATTAGCGTATTTTATTTTGCATGAAAAACTAAGCAAAACGCAATGGATGGCTGTAGGATTAAGCATTTCAGGATGTTTACTTTTATCGTATGCCAACATTATGGATATGTTTTTTAGCATCATAATCGGTTTTACATATGCATCATATTTAGTAAGTCAGCGTATTAATAAAGGTTTTGATAAATTTATAGTTTTAACGTTCCATATTACAATGGCAGCTTTATTTTTAGTGCCATTTTATCCGGCTTATAGCGGTCCGGTTCCAACAGAATTTAAGTTTTATTTCTGTATCGAAACCATCGCAATTTTGTTTACAATCTTTCCATTGTTCCTTAATTTATACGCTCTTTCGGGAATTAATTCATCAACAGTTGGAATGCTTTTAAATATTAATCCAATGATTGCTTTTCTATTAGCAATGTTCTTATATAAAGAACAATTTGGACCAATACAGATTCTGGCATACGGAATCGTTTTTCTTGCAGTATTAGTTTTTAATTCACATCACATTTTTGCTATTAAGCAAAGAATATTACAATATCCAAAGGCTCTAAAATAA